The window GCCCATAATGCTCTTGGCATTGACTGTCTTACCGGCTTTTTCAACGAAAATCTCGCTTGTAAACTTGTTGGCTTGCTGGACGAACAACGCTGCCGGTCTTGCATGAAGTCCTGCACGCAAATTCACTGTTACTGATTTTTCGGCCATACAATTCCCTCCCTAAGTTTCTCAGCCATGTCTTCCAACTTGCGCAATCTGTGATTCACTCCAGATTTTGATACATTGCCTGCCAGCATCGAACCCAACTCTTTCAGGTTGATATCCGGATATTTCAACCGGAGCTCCGCCACTTCCTTCAAATGGGGCGGCAATTTGTC of the Effusibacillus lacus genome contains:
- a CDS encoding HPr family phosphocarrier protein gives rise to the protein MAEKSVTVNLRAGLHARPAALFVQQANKFTSEIFVEKAGKTVNAKSIMGIMSLAISKGSEIKIKAEGSDADRAVETLAEMVSKEE